A genome region from Pseudomonas anguilliseptica includes the following:
- the flhA gene encoding flagellar biosynthesis protein FlhA, with translation MDRSQIIGDVRNNLSGLKQGNLGIPLMLLVMLGMVMLPIPPFLLDVLFTFSIALSIVVLLVAIYALRPLDFAVFPTILLAATLLRLALNVASTRVVLLNGQDGHDAAGKVIQAFGEVVIGGNYVVGIVVFAILMIINFVVVTKGAGRISEVSARFTLDAMPGKQMAIDADLNAGLIDQAEAKKRRSEVSQEADFYGSMDGASKFVRGDAIAGLLILFINLIGGIAIGIFQHDLSFTDAGRIYTLLTIGDGLVAQIPSLLLSTAAAIMVTRVSSSEDMGAQVNRQMFASPRALAVTAAVMIAMGLVPGMPHFSFISLGLVAAGAAYWIANKQRAAKENEIKEVQRQQELLPAQKAQEVKELGWDDVTPVDMVGLEVGYRLIPLVDRNQGGQLLARIKGVRKKLSQEMGFLMPSVHIRDNLDLQPNAYRLTLMGVSVAEAEVYPDRELAINPGQVFGPLNGIAAKDPAFGLEAVWIDPTQRDQAQSLGYTVVDASTVVATHLNQVLHKHAHELLGHEEVQQLMQLLAKSSPKLAEELVPGMISLSTLLKVLQSLLQEQVPVRDIRTIAEAIANVAVKSQDPAAMVAAVRVALARAIVQSIVGLELELPVITLEPRLEQILLNSIQKAGQGSEEGIFLEPGMAEKLQRSLVEAAQRQEMLGKPVILLVAGPVRAMLSRFARLAVPSIHVLAYQEIPDNKQVTIVATVGQN, from the coding sequence ATAGATCGCTCGCAAATAATCGGTGATGTGCGCAACAACCTGTCGGGGTTGAAGCAGGGCAACCTGGGCATTCCGCTGATGCTGCTGGTCATGCTCGGCATGGTCATGCTGCCGATTCCGCCGTTTCTCCTCGATGTGTTGTTCACCTTCAGTATTGCCCTGTCGATCGTGGTATTGCTGGTGGCGATCTACGCCTTGCGCCCGCTCGATTTCGCGGTATTCCCGACCATTCTGCTGGCAGCAACCTTGCTGCGTCTGGCGCTTAACGTCGCCTCCACGCGGGTGGTGCTGCTCAATGGTCAGGATGGTCATGATGCTGCCGGCAAGGTGATCCAGGCTTTTGGTGAGGTAGTGATCGGCGGTAACTACGTGGTCGGTATCGTGGTGTTCGCCATCCTCATGATCATCAACTTTGTGGTGGTAACCAAGGGTGCCGGGCGTATCTCCGAAGTCAGCGCACGTTTTACCCTGGACGCCATGCCCGGTAAGCAGATGGCCATTGACGCCGACCTGAACGCCGGCTTGATTGACCAAGCAGAAGCCAAGAAGCGCCGTTCCGAAGTGTCCCAGGAAGCCGACTTCTACGGCTCCATGGACGGTGCCAGCAAGTTCGTGCGCGGCGATGCGATAGCGGGTTTGCTGATTCTGTTTATCAACCTGATCGGCGGCATCGCCATCGGTATTTTTCAGCATGACCTGAGCTTTACCGACGCCGGGCGCATCTACACCCTGCTGACCATCGGTGACGGCCTGGTGGCGCAGATTCCTTCGTTGTTGCTGTCGACTGCCGCAGCAATCATGGTGACCCGTGTTTCCAGCTCCGAGGACATGGGCGCCCAGGTCAATCGGCAGATGTTCGCTTCCCCGCGTGCGCTGGCGGTGACAGCTGCGGTGATGATTGCCATGGGCCTGGTGCCCGGCATGCCGCATTTCTCCTTTATCAGCCTGGGTCTGGTCGCTGCCGGTGCCGCGTACTGGATAGCGAACAAGCAACGTGCAGCCAAGGAAAATGAGATCAAGGAAGTTCAGCGTCAGCAGGAATTACTGCCAGCGCAGAAGGCTCAAGAGGTCAAGGAGCTGGGTTGGGACGACGTGACGCCGGTGGATATGGTCGGCCTGGAAGTGGGCTACCGCCTGATCCCGCTGGTAGACCGTAACCAGGGTGGCCAGCTACTGGCGCGGATCAAGGGCGTGCGCAAGAAACTCTCCCAGGAAATGGGCTTTCTCATGCCCTCGGTGCATATTCGCGACAACCTTGATCTGCAGCCCAATGCCTACCGTCTGACCCTGATGGGCGTCAGTGTGGCCGAGGCCGAGGTGTATCCGGATCGCGAGCTGGCGATCAACCCTGGCCAAGTGTTCGGTCCGCTTAACGGTATCGCCGCCAAAGACCCGGCATTCGGTCTGGAGGCGGTGTGGATTGACCCGACTCAACGCGATCAGGCGCAGTCCCTCGGCTACACCGTGGTGGACGCCAGCACCGTAGTCGCGACCCATCTCAACCAGGTGTTGCACAAGCATGCGCACGAGCTGCTCGGGCATGAGGAAGTGCAGCAGCTTATGCAATTGTTGGCCAAGAGCTCGCCCAAGCTGGCCGAGGAGCTGGTGCCAGGGATGATTTCCCTGTCGACCCTGCTCAAGGTGTTGCAGAGCCTGTTGCAGGAACAGGTGCCGGTGCGCGATATCCGCACCATCGCCGAGGCCATCGCCAATGTCGCGGTGAAGAGTCAAGATCCCGCCGCGATGGTGGCTGCGGTACGCGTCGCGTTGGCCCGCGCAATCGTGCAAAGCATTGTGGGACTAGAGCTTGAGCTGCCTGTGATCACCCTGGAACCCAGGTTGGAACAGATATTGCTCAACAGTATTCAGAAGGCCGGTCAAGGCTCCGAGGAGGGCATCTTCCTGGAGCCTGGCATGGCCGAGAAGCTGCAGCGTTCCCTGGTGGAAGCGGCGCAGCGCCAGGAAATGCTCGGCAAGCCAGTGATTCTGCTGGTGGCCGGTCCGGTCCGGGCGATGCTCTCGCGATTCGCGCGGCTGGCGGTTCCGAGTATCCATGTACTGGCATACCAGGAAATTCCGGATAACAAGCAGGTCACCATCGTTGCGACGGTGGGGCAGAACTAA
- the flhF gene encoding flagellar biosynthesis protein FlhF translates to MQVKRFFAADMRTAMKLVRDELGADASIIGNRRVAGGVELTAALDYQVPAAPARQPNPALEAELRKTQAKIATAQAELTTRTQVDAGKDRQLFGAAASQPADSLAAVMRKPQAVPAATDQRALDAMRFELHGLRELIEVQLGSIAWGQLQNRRPQQANLWRRLQRMGLSVELSKALLERVSTVTEPRQAWRMVLAHLAHAIKTPKQEPMEEGGVIALVGPAGMGKTTTLAKLAARYVLKYGAQHIALVSLDSYRIGAQEQLKTLGRILNVPVTLVDPGQSLTQALAPLARKRVVLIDTAGLPANDPALRMQLEALASRGVNAKNYLVMAATSQGQVLKAAYHSYKRCGLSGCILTKADEATSLGEVLGLAISQRLPVAYLTDGPRIPDDLQIPRSHQLVSRAVGLQASQDPSEDTMAEMFAGLYQQPTRRVS, encoded by the coding sequence ATGCAGGTCAAACGCTTTTTCGCCGCCGATATGCGTACCGCCATGAAGCTGGTGCGTGATGAGCTGGGTGCCGATGCCTCGATCATTGGCAATCGCCGGGTTGCCGGCGGTGTCGAGCTGACCGCCGCGCTGGATTATCAGGTGCCTGCCGCGCCAGCCCGTCAGCCCAACCCGGCGCTGGAAGCCGAGCTGCGCAAGACCCAGGCAAAAATCGCCACGGCCCAGGCGGAACTTACCACCCGCACCCAGGTGGATGCCGGCAAGGACCGCCAGCTGTTTGGCGCCGCTGCGAGCCAGCCGGCTGACAGCTTGGCCGCCGTGATGCGCAAACCTCAGGCAGTGCCTGCTGCAACCGATCAGCGCGCCCTGGATGCCATGCGTTTCGAACTCCACGGCCTGCGTGAGCTGATTGAAGTGCAGCTGGGCTCGATTGCCTGGGGCCAGTTGCAAAACCGCCGCCCACAGCAAGCCAATCTGTGGCGCCGCCTGCAGCGTATGGGGTTGTCGGTCGAATTGTCGAAAGCGCTGCTGGAGCGTGTCAGCACTGTGACCGAACCTCGCCAGGCCTGGCGCATGGTGCTGGCGCATCTGGCCCACGCGATCAAAACGCCGAAGCAGGAACCGATGGAGGAGGGCGGCGTGATCGCCCTGGTCGGCCCGGCTGGCATGGGCAAAACCACTACGCTGGCCAAACTGGCCGCTCGCTACGTGCTCAAGTACGGCGCGCAGCATATTGCACTGGTAAGCCTGGACAGCTACCGCATTGGTGCTCAGGAACAACTCAAGACTCTGGGGCGCATCCTCAATGTTCCGGTGACCCTGGTCGATCCCGGCCAGTCGTTGACTCAGGCCTTGGCCCCGCTGGCGCGTAAGCGTGTGGTGCTGATCGACACTGCCGGCCTGCCTGCCAACGATCCAGCCCTGCGCATGCAACTGGAAGCACTGGCCAGCCGCGGCGTCAATGCAAAAAATTATCTGGTAATGGCCGCTACCAGTCAGGGCCAAGTGCTGAAAGCCGCCTACCATAGTTATAAGCGCTGCGGATTGTCTGGCTGCATCCTGACCAAAGCGGATGAAGCTACCAGTCTGGGTGAGGTTTTAGGACTGGCTATTAGCCAGCGTCTACCGGTAGCCTATCTCACTGATGGGCCACGCATTCCCGATGACTTGCAGATTCCCCGCAGTCATCAACTGGTGAGCCGGGCCGTAGGGCTGCAGGCTAGCCAGGACCCAAGCGAGGATACGATGGCGGAGATGTTTGCCGGCCTTTACCAGCAACCCACCCGACGCGTCAGCTAA
- the fleN gene encoding flagellar synthesis regulator FleN: MGMHPVLVIAVTGGKGGVGKTNVSVNLALALADLGRRVMLMDADLGLANVDVLLGLSAKRTLENVISGECELRDVLLQGPGGIRIVPAASGIQSMVQLSPMQHAGLIQAFSDISDNLDVLIIDTAAGIGDGVVSFVRAAQEVLVVVCDEPTSITDAYALIKLLNRDHGMNRFRVLANMAHSPQEGRNLFAKLTKVTDRFLDVALQYVGAVPYDESVRKAVQKQRAVYEAFPRSKCALAFKAIAQKVDAWPLPANPRGHLEFFVERLVQQPIADTAI, from the coding sequence ATGGGTATGCATCCCGTACTGGTGATTGCGGTGACCGGCGGCAAAGGTGGCGTCGGTAAGACCAACGTCTCGGTGAACCTGGCGTTGGCCCTGGCCGATCTTGGTCGCCGGGTGATGCTGATGGACGCTGACCTGGGCTTGGCCAACGTCGATGTGCTGCTTGGCCTGAGCGCCAAACGCACCCTGGAAAACGTCATCAGTGGCGAGTGCGAACTGCGCGATGTATTGCTGCAGGGGCCGGGCGGTATTCGTATCGTGCCGGCCGCGTCTGGTATCCAGAGCATGGTGCAGCTGTCACCCATGCAGCATGCAGGTTTGATCCAGGCGTTCAGTGATATCAGCGACAATCTTGATGTGCTGATTATCGACACTGCCGCCGGTATTGGTGATGGTGTAGTCAGCTTTGTTCGCGCCGCTCAGGAAGTGCTGGTGGTTGTGTGTGATGAGCCTACGTCGATTACCGACGCCTATGCGCTGATCAAACTGCTCAACCGCGACCATGGCATGAACCGTTTCCGGGTACTGGCCAATATGGCTCATAGCCCGCAGGAAGGTCGCAACCTCTTTGCTAAGCTGACTAAAGTCACTGACCGTTTTCTCGATGTTGCCCTGCAGTATGTAGGTGCAGTGCCTTACGATGAGTCAGTGCGCAAGGCCGTGCAGAAGCAGCGCGCGGTCTACGAAGCCTTCCCGCGCTCGAAGTGCGCGCTGGCGTTCAAGGCGATAGCCCAGAAAGTCGACGCCTGGCCGTTACCGGCCAACCCGCGCGGTCATTTGGAGTTTTTCGTTGAGCGTCTGGTGCAGCAACCGATCGCGGACACGGCCATATGA
- the fliA gene encoding RNA polymerase sigma factor FliA, with protein MTAASGLRMYSKAQAQDSQHQLIERYAPLVKRIAYHLLARLPANVQVDDLIQAGMIGLLEASKKYDSNKGASFETFAGIRIRGSMLDEVRKGDWAPRSVHRNSRMVSDAIRIIEARTGRDAKDQEVAAELQLSLEDYYGILGDTLGSRLFSFDDLLQDGEHGGLGEDAGSNHLEPSRDLEDERFQAALTDAIANLPERERLVLALYYDEELNLKEIGEVLGVSESRVSQLHSQCAARLRARLGEWRAH; from the coding sequence ATGACAGCAGCCTCTGGACTTCGTATGTATAGCAAGGCGCAGGCGCAGGATTCCCAGCACCAGTTGATCGAGCGCTACGCGCCCCTGGTCAAACGCATTGCCTATCACCTGTTGGCCCGTCTACCGGCCAATGTGCAGGTCGACGATTTGATTCAGGCCGGGATGATCGGTCTGCTTGAAGCGTCAAAAAAATACGACTCCAACAAAGGTGCCAGTTTCGAGACGTTCGCCGGTATTCGCATTCGCGGCTCAATGCTTGATGAAGTGCGCAAAGGTGACTGGGCGCCGCGTTCGGTGCATCGCAATAGCCGCATGGTCAGCGACGCAATTCGAATAATTGAGGCCAGAACCGGCAGAGACGCTAAAGATCAAGAGGTTGCGGCCGAACTCCAATTGAGTCTCGAGGATTACTACGGCATTCTGGGCGACACTTTAGGCAGCCGCCTGTTCAGTTTCGACGACCTGCTTCAGGACGGCGAACACGGTGGGCTGGGTGAAGACGCTGGCAGCAACCACCTCGAACCTTCTCGTGATCTGGAAGATGAACGCTTTCAGGCGGCCCTGACAGATGCCATTGCCAACCTGCCGGAGCGCGAACGCCTGGTGTTAGCGCTATATTACGATGAAGAACTGAATCTTAAAGAGATCGGCGAGGTGTTGGGGGTTAGCGAATCACGTGTAAGCCAACTACACAGTCAGTGTGCCGCTCGTTTACGCGCTCGTTTGGGTGAGTGGCGTGCACATTGA
- a CDS encoding chemotaxis response regulator CheY produces MKILIVDDFSTMRRIIKNLLRDLGFTNTAEADDGVTALPMLQSGSFDFLVTDWNMPGMTGIDLLRAVRADERLKTLPVLMVTAEAKRDQIIEAAQAGVNGYVVKPFTAQVLKEKIEKIFERVNG; encoded by the coding sequence ATGAAAATCCTCATCGTTGATGACTTTTCAACGATGCGACGGATCATCAAGAACCTCCTGCGTGACTTGGGGTTCACCAACACAGCGGAAGCCGATGATGGCGTCACCGCGCTGCCCATGCTGCAGAGCGGCAGTTTCGACTTTCTGGTGACCGACTGGAACATGCCTGGCATGACAGGCATCGACCTGCTGCGCGCGGTGCGTGCAGACGAGCGCCTGAAAACTCTGCCGGTGTTGATGGTCACCGCAGAAGCCAAGCGCGATCAGATCATTGAAGCAGCCCAGGCTGGGGTTAACGGTTATGTAGTTAAACCGTTCACTGCCCAGGTGCTGAAAGAGAAGATTGAAAAGATCTTCGAACGGGTCAACGGCTGA
- a CDS encoding protein phosphatase CheZ, whose product MEHKDSVQGDLESSLKHNARQLVDSLEQGNFGEAVQLIHELNKARDRGLYHEIGKLTRELHNAIVNFQLAPHMPHATEVSQITDATERLNYVVTMTEKAANRTMDLVEQSAPLVNDLSDEAQSLSADWGRFMRREMSADGFRELAKRVELFLARSERDGAKLSGHLNDILLAQDYQDLTGQVIKRVTQLVTEVESNLLKLVLMASQVDQFAGIEHNHELLRAEQEKQKEPSRGEGPQIHADKREDVVSNQDDVDDLLSSLGF is encoded by the coding sequence ATGGAACATAAAGATTCCGTTCAGGGTGACCTTGAGTCGAGCCTGAAACACAACGCTCGCCAACTGGTAGACAGCCTGGAACAAGGCAATTTTGGTGAAGCGGTACAGTTGATACATGAGCTCAACAAAGCGCGTGACCGTGGTTTGTATCACGAGATCGGCAAGCTGACCCGTGAGCTGCATAACGCCATCGTCAATTTTCAGCTCGCCCCCCATATGCCGCATGCCACGGAGGTTTCGCAAATAACCGATGCCACCGAACGGCTGAATTACGTGGTAACGATGACCGAAAAAGCGGCCAATCGCACCATGGATCTGGTTGAGCAGAGTGCCCCACTGGTTAACGACCTCAGTGATGAGGCGCAGAGCCTGAGCGCTGATTGGGGACGCTTTATGCGCCGCGAGATGAGCGCCGATGGTTTCCGTGAACTGGCCAAGCGTGTTGAGCTGTTTCTCGCGCGTAGCGAGCGCGACGGTGCCAAACTGTCTGGGCACCTCAACGATATTTTGCTGGCTCAGGACTATCAGGATTTGACTGGGCAGGTGATCAAGCGAGTAACCCAGCTGGTTACCGAGGTGGAAAGCAACCTGCTGAAGCTGGTGTTGATGGCCAGTCAGGTGGACCAGTTTGCCGGCATTGAGCACAACCATGAGTTGCTCCGCGCCGAACAAGAAAAACAAAAAGAGCCTTCCCGTGGTGAAGGTCCGCAGATTCATGCCGATAAGCGTGAAGACGTCGTATCCAATCAGGATGATGTCGACGACCTGCTTTCCAGTCTGGGATTTTAG
- a CDS encoding chemotaxis protein CheA — translation MSFGADEEILQDFLVEAGEILELLSEQLVELESRPDDMNLLNAIFRGFHTVKGGAGFLQLNELVECCHIAENVFDILRKGERRVDSALMDVVLEALDAVNSMFTEVRERTDLTPATPELLAALARLAEPAGAEEAAPIEAHAEPEPEAEVAVEEPTGDITDSEFEQLLGALDESPAQAPSAASSDEITDDEFESLLDQLHGKGQFVAPDVAVAPAAPVAAAPVAAGGDEITDDEFESLLDQLHGKGQFAPPPVSAPAAPVAKAEPADAPSGDITDDEFEALLDQLHGKGKFVEPEAIKPVAPAPVAKPAEPVKAAAKPAAKVEPVKASTPPAAAPAAEKVAAPSEAETTVRVDTARLDEIMNMVGELVLVRNRLVRLGASSADEAMSKAVSNLDVVTADLQTAVMKTRMQPIKKVFGRFPRLVRDLARNLKKEINLELVGEETDLDKNLVEALADPLVHLVRNAVDHGIETPEEREASGKARGGKVILSAEQEGDHILLSISDDGKGMDADVLRAKAVEKGLLDKDAADRLNEFECYNLIFAPGFSTKTEISDVSGRGVGMDVVKTKISQLNGTVNVFSVKGQGSKIVIKVPLTLAIMPTLMVMLANQAFAFPLVNVNEIFHLDLSRTNVVDGQEVVIVRDKALPLFYLKRWLIGSAAHVEQGEGHVVILTVGSQRIGFVVDQLVGQEEVVIKPLGKMLQGTPGMSGATITGDGRIALILDVPSMLKRYARRI, via the coding sequence ATGAGCTTCGGCGCCGATGAAGAAATCCTCCAGGACTTCCTGGTAGAGGCCGGCGAGATTCTTGAACTACTGTCCGAACAGCTTGTAGAGCTGGAAAGTCGCCCGGACGACATGAATCTGCTCAACGCTATTTTTCGCGGGTTTCATACCGTTAAAGGTGGTGCCGGTTTTCTCCAGCTCAACGAGCTGGTGGAATGCTGCCATATCGCAGAAAACGTCTTCGACATCCTGCGTAAGGGTGAGCGGCGCGTCGACTCCGCTTTGATGGATGTGGTGCTGGAAGCACTGGATGCCGTCAACAGCATGTTTACCGAGGTCCGTGAGCGCACTGATCTGACTCCTGCTACTCCTGAGCTGCTTGCCGCCCTGGCACGCCTGGCTGAGCCGGCAGGTGCTGAAGAGGCTGCGCCGATTGAAGCGCACGCCGAGCCTGAGCCTGAAGCCGAGGTTGCAGTCGAAGAGCCCACTGGCGATATCACCGACAGCGAGTTCGAGCAGTTATTGGGGGCCTTGGATGAGTCTCCGGCGCAAGCGCCCAGCGCCGCCAGCAGTGATGAGATTACCGATGATGAGTTCGAGTCCTTGCTCGATCAGCTGCACGGCAAAGGTCAGTTTGTAGCGCCTGACGTTGCTGTTGCACCAGCGGCACCTGTCGCGGCTGCGCCAGTTGCCGCGGGCGGCGATGAAATCACCGATGATGAATTTGAATCGTTGCTTGATCAGTTGCATGGCAAAGGTCAGTTTGCTCCGCCACCTGTGTCAGCACCTGCCGCACCGGTGGCCAAGGCCGAGCCAGCTGATGCACCGAGTGGTGATATCACCGACGATGAATTCGAAGCCTTGCTTGATCAGCTGCACGGCAAAGGCAAGTTTGTCGAACCTGAAGCGATCAAGCCCGTTGCTCCCGCGCCGGTTGCCAAGCCTGCTGAACCGGTCAAGGCCGCAGCTAAACCCGCTGCCAAGGTAGAGCCTGTCAAAGCCTCTACGCCACCGGCCGCCGCGCCAGCAGCTGAGAAGGTTGCGGCGCCCAGCGAGGCAGAAACCACTGTGCGGGTCGATACCGCACGGCTGGATGAAATCATGAACATGGTCGGCGAACTGGTGCTGGTGCGTAACCGACTGGTGCGCCTGGGGGCCAGCAGTGCCGACGAAGCCATGTCCAAGGCAGTGTCCAATCTGGATGTGGTAACGGCCGACCTGCAGACTGCGGTGATGAAAACCCGCATGCAGCCGATCAAGAAGGTCTTCGGGCGCTTCCCGCGTCTGGTTCGCGACCTTGCGCGTAACCTGAAAAAAGAGATCAACCTGGAGCTGGTTGGTGAAGAAACCGACCTCGACAAGAACCTGGTCGAGGCATTGGCCGATCCGCTGGTCCACTTGGTGCGTAACGCAGTCGACCACGGTATTGAAACCCCGGAAGAGCGTGAGGCCTCTGGTAAGGCGCGTGGCGGTAAGGTGATACTGTCCGCCGAGCAAGAGGGCGATCACATCCTCTTGTCGATCTCTGACGATGGCAAGGGCATGGACGCGGATGTGCTACGCGCCAAAGCGGTGGAAAAAGGTCTGCTGGATAAAGACGCAGCCGATCGTCTCAATGAGTTCGAATGCTACAACCTGATTTTCGCTCCGGGTTTCTCGACCAAGACCGAAATTTCAGATGTGTCCGGTCGCGGTGTGGGCATGGACGTGGTGAAAACCAAGATTTCCCAGCTCAATGGCACGGTCAATGTGTTCTCGGTAAAGGGCCAGGGCTCGAAGATCGTGATCAAGGTGCCGCTGACCTTGGCGATCATGCCGACACTGATGGTGATGCTGGCCAATCAAGCGTTCGCTTTCCCGCTGGTCAACGTCAATGAAATTTTCCACCTCGACCTGTCGCGAACCAATGTGGTTGACGGTCAGGAAGTGGTCATCGTGCGTGATAAGGCCTTGCCGCTGTTCTACCTCAAGCGCTGGCTGATCGGCAGCGCTGCTCATGTGGAGCAGGGTGAGGGGCATGTGGTGATTCTCACCGTTGGCAGTCAGCGTATCGGCTTTGTAGTCGATCAACTGGTCGGTCAAGAAGAAGTGGTGATCAAGCCGCTGGGCAAAATGCTGCAGGGCACTCCAGGTATGTCGGGTGCGACCATCACCGGTGATGGACGTATTGCCCTGATTCTTGACGTGCCGAGCATGCTCAA